TGCATTATGTCAATAAAAGTCCATTTTTTGAAGATACTGATGTGCGAACAGAAAAGGGGACACAATGCTAGCAGCGCACAACAAATTTCACTGCCAATTCAATAGTCCCACACCCACAAACAGCACAAAGAGGGCGGTCGGAGTTGCACTCCAATTCCAACCGGAGCTCCTATCCCAGGTGCAAAACGGACAGACAGACATTGGCAGACAGCATGTAGCATAATAATGCACTTGTGTGTCTTGTGTGTCGCTGGCTCACCAAACACATGCTTCCTTTcacgtgtgtatgtatgtgtttgtgtttgaaagGCACAACGGCAGCACTATGTAGGTCAGTACCGGAACCGGAgaataataaatcaataaaataaataacagctagctgctgctggcgaTGGGGTGATGGTGGTTACCTTGGCTGCTAGTAGTAGAAGTACTGCTACTCCAACCCGTACCCCACAAACTGTTGCACTGACAGTTGGGATGGGATGCACTTTTTGACGGATCGCAATGGGGAGAAAATGCACCACCCCGTCGTTTGGCAGAACCAGGTGCGCCCCGATCATTTTGAGCACAATTCAATGTGTTTTCCCTTTATCGATTCTGCCCGTTTGAATGCGGTACCCCGCCAACATCAACTTCAACCGGGTCGGATACGGCCCCGCGTATTTTTGCGCACATAAGTGGACGGAAAAAAACGTTCACGCAAAGCGGTGATAGAAAAATATCTACAAACAAACGGTGGCTTTTATTCAAAGCGTCTCGgttgtagaaaaaaatatgctgttttgttcaatttatctACCACAGGTTAACATAACTGGATAGCATAAACGACATCAATTTGGCCGTCCGCTTGTTGAATCGTGTCTGGCGTTGAAGTATGCGAGTGGGATAACACAAAATTGAGCAATCCAGGAAACAActttaaaacaacaaacgagCGTTCGGCGTCACTTACGCGCACGGATGAGCACACTGGCAAGCGCTCCTCTCGATGCCGAAACCGTGCTATCGTGCTCGGTGATTTCAAGTGCATCGAGACAACACGCATGAAAGCCTCTCCTCatacaggtgtgtgtgtgtgtgtgtgtgtgtatgtgtgtgtgtgtatgtgtgtatgtgtgtgtgtgtatgtgtgtatgtgtgtgtatgtgtgtgtatgtgtatgtgtgtgtgtgtgtgtgtgtgtgtgtgtgtgtgtgtgtgtgtgtgtgtgtgtgtgtgtgtgtgtgtgtgtgtgtgtgtgtgtgtgtgtgtgtgtgtggtgtgtgtgtgtgtgtgtgtgtgtgtgtgtgtgtgttgtgtgtgtgtgtgtgtgtggtgtgtggtgtgtggtgtgtgtgtgtgtgtgtgtgtgtgtgtgtgtgtgtgtgtgtgtgtgtgtgtgtgtgcgtgggagtgtgtgtgtgtgtgggagtgtgtgtgtgtgtgggagtgtgtgtgtgtgtgggagtgcACGAGGCCGCTCGGTAATCAACAATCCTCTTCCGAATCAATAATTGTGGCAGAGGAGAGGACTATGATGGCAAATTTCAAttccaatcgttttgagtTTTGAGAGTCACTGGATATATTTGCCGAGCACTGGAGGCACGGTGGAGGACCCCTTGTGTATGTATGACGTGTCGATCCACTCGGTTATAATTGGAGAGGGGCGCTACAATCATATTTTCCTTAATTAAGTGATCCATCGCCGGGAGGCCTTCCAGCGTTTGCGGAGCAAATATTCCTATCAACGGCGGGCACAGTGTGTGCACAGTGTTATCAAACCCCTGCAACTGCGGGCAAGTGCATGTGTGTTATTTGTTCGATATTGTCATTAATTATGCAGCAAAAAGGCATCGAAGTGCTACCCTGCCTACTCAAAAGCTACCGGGTAAATCGAAATTAGAGCAATTAATCATGATAACAACTGTGAGCGGTAAAACTACACTCAATGCCGTATGCCGTCTGGTGTGGTACGGTTCGGTCATTGTGTTAATTTCTGATCGATTCAGCTTGAAGTTGATTGCGCAGGTAATTGGGAGCAATAGTTTGTTTtaggaaaaaacaaattaaatgcTATGCTGGGAAACACGTTAACTCTGTTTTAATCAAATCCCGCACTAAGACGCTGTATTGTTCTTGTTACAAATTATGAACTATCCAATCATAATAATGAGCCACATTTACAAACTCTAGGAACGTTTCGTTGTTCGAAAATTCCAACGATTCGTTTAACAGAAAACCTATCAATAAGTTTGCACCATTTTCTTTACTCTTGTCCACCAGCGCTGGAAGCCTTGTTAGGGCATTGCGACTCTTTTCAGGCTCCACTAATTGCACACAAATAACACTACCATCTATTGAAAATGCCTCTTTTGTAGGAAGAACAACCTTCTTGTGACAAAACTCATTGTCCACTACACGAACTTTCCAATGTTCCAGGTTTGTAAAGaacttttttcttccaaataaGGGCAGTACCGTATCATTGTGAATAAGAGGTCCATGCGGTAAGCATATTGGATTCACAATGCCCTCGTATAGGACGGCCTTTTTACGTAGTTTTAAGATAGCTATGTCATTCTGATGTTCCTGTTTACTGTATTTGCTGTGCACGATCACTTTCTCCACGTAACGGATCTGTTGTTTCTGTTGCAATTCTGACCTGTTAAAGCCTCCAAGTCGTACAAAAATCCTGAAATTAAAAGGAATTGGTTACATTATATCACGGTAGCGATGGCGATGCATCTCTGGAGTCACTTACTCTTGCTCGTTTTCCTGCACTTCTTGTACGCACGTGGCCGATGTTAGTAGATGCCACTCGGTAATCAAATAGGCAAGGCACTCATTCTGTCGCCTATAGTCGATACCGACAAACTCGATCGTAGTAGCCCAAGGAAAGATGAAACTGTTCGTATCCGTTCGCTCTCGGACGATCTGAGCCGATTCTTTTCCACACCCAGCGGAGTTTATCATGCCCTGATGCTCCGTGGTTGGTTTATTCTTTTTTCGCATCGGACTTACCAGTGTACCATTCCCGTCGGCCTCCGCTATCCAGTCTAAATACTTTGCCACATCCGTGTACACCGTGTACTGGGTAGAATCACACTTCAGGACACCGTCCAAGTTGGGAGCAAATGATACAATGCCACGGACGTACCACACGCCTCCGATCTCAAGGAACAATCCTCCTCCGCTGTCACCATTGCATGGCCCAACACCATCGCGTCCACCGGCACAGAGC
This is a stretch of genomic DNA from Anopheles merus strain MAF chromosome 2R, AmerM5.1, whole genome shotgun sequence. It encodes these proteins:
- the LOC121587774 gene encoding prostasin-like, producing MKVSCGLGALVALAVLGSTIASVNGLRRGCGVRKVHYNNLILGGQKAPAGKWPWHAIIVHRLRDTVEAVCGGSVIDKYTILTAAHCLYTTHGVIAVKRLQVYVGRTQLSVIDDRSRSYSAERFIVHTGYSQLHVRDDIALIKVTKEIDMSAFIQPVCLWPSEPISGPDIVGRRGAVVGFGLTDADKPSDVMLDAEVPVVDLWSCLESNRGAFGKHLARTMLCAGGRDGVGPCNGDSGGGLFLEIGGVWYVRGIVSFAPNLDGVLKCDSTQYTVYTDVAKYLDWIAEADGNGTLVSPMRKKNKPTTEHQGMINSAGCGKESAQIVRERTDTNSFIFPWATTIEFVGIDYRRQNECLAYLITEWHLLTSATCVQEVQENEQEIFVRLGGFNRSELQQKQQIRYVEKVIVHSKYSKQEHQNDIAILKLRKKAVLYEGIVNPICLPHGPLIHNDTVLPLFGRKKFFTNLEHWKVRVVDNEFCHKKVVLPTKEAFSIDGSVICVQLVEPEKSRNALTRLPALVDKSKENGANLLIGFLLNESLEFSNNETFLEFVNVAHYYDWIVHNL